The genomic segment GCGATCGTCCGGGTTTCCACCTTGTACTTGAGGAAGTCGGCGACCTTTCGCTCTTCGCTCAGGCTGCCCTGCTCGAACCAGAACCGGGTGATGTCGATCAGGCCGGCCGGGTTGGCCGCCTGCCACCGGCAGATCGCGCCGACGAACGTGCTCTGAATGTCGAGCGGGTCGGCACCCACTGTCTTGGCCAGGATGTCGCTGGTGAGGACCTCACATTCCTTGAGCAGGTTCGGGTACTGCTGCTGGGAATTGTTGTTGCGCGGTACGCCGCCGGCGCCCGCCTTAACGGCGTTGCCCCCGATCGACCGCGAACAGCCGGTCAGGATCATCAGCGCGGCGGTCAAGATGACCATCGCCGTCCGGACACGTCTTGTCATCATTTCGAGTTCGCAATCGATTGACGAGTCAGTTCTTTGGCGATGTCACACGGCGGCGGGAAGGGCTTTTGGCTGAAGCTGATCGACCACTCGATGAAGTCGTCCTGGAACTGAATGCCGACCTCGCACAGCGAGTCGCCC from the Mycobacterium lentiflavum genome contains:
- a CDS encoding DUF3558 domain-containing protein translates to MVILTAALMILTGCSRSIGGNAVKAGAGGVPRNNNSQQQYPNLLKECEVLTSDILAKTVGADPLDIQSTFVGAICRWQAANPAGLIDITRFWFEQGSLSEERKVADFLKYKVETRTIAGVSSIVMRPDDPNGACGVASDAAGVVGWWVNPQAPGIDACGQALKLMELTLSTNS